In one Erinaceus europaeus chromosome 3, mEriEur2.1, whole genome shotgun sequence genomic region, the following are encoded:
- the LOC103114078 gene encoding putative N-acetyltransferase 8B encodes MAPYHIRKYQEKDDECIRDLFSKGMAEQVPTAFHHILKLPRTLILLLGGPLTVFLLTGSWLLALLVSLTFLVALRFLAMYPYTQFIAMSLNTDMSDITKNYFSERGSCFWVAESEGQVVGMVGALPVKEPAAREKQLELLHMSVASEYRGQGIAKALVRTVLQFGQDQGYSAVVLSTSEIQYSAIGLYQSMGFQKTHQVFKSFSMRLAANHVFSFIYHLPSVQDSKVLR; translated from the coding sequence ATGGCTCCTTACCACATCCGCAAATACCAGGAGAAGGATGATGAGTGTATCCGGGACTTGTTCTCCAAGGGGATGGCTGAACAGGTCCCCACTGCCTTCCACCACATCCTAAAGCTGCCTCGAACTCTCATACTCTTGCTTGGGGGTCCCTTGACTGTATTCCTGCTCACTGGATCCTGGCTCCTGGCACTGTTGGTCAGCCTCACCTTCTTAGTTGCCCTGAGGTTTCTTGCCATGTATCCCTACACCCAGTTTATAGCCATGTCTCTGAACACGGACATGTCAGACATAACTAAGAACTACTTCAGTGAGCGTGGCTCCTGCTTCTGGGTGGCAGAGtctgaggggcaggtggtgggcatggtgggaGCCCTGCCCGTGAAAGAGCCAGCTGCGAGGGAGAAGCAGTTAGAGCTCCTTCACATGAGTGTGGCCTCAGAGTACCGAGGTCAAGGGATAGCCAAAGCCCTGGTTAGGACTGTCCTGCAGTTTGGACAAGACCAGGGCTACAGTGCAGTTGTCCTCAGCACTAGTGAGATACAGTACTCTGCCATAGGCCTCTACCAGAGCATGGGCTTCCAGAAAACCCACCAGGTCTTCAAGTCCTTTTCCATGAGACTTGCTGCTAACCATGTATTTTCCTTCATTTACCACCTCCCCTCTGTTCAGGATTCCAAGGTGCTGAGGTAG